Proteins from a single region of Ornithinimicrobium humiphilum:
- a CDS encoding Bug family tripartite tricarboxylate transporter substrate binding protein produces the protein MNLRYIRIAAALSAVALLGTACGGESGDGALTELRYMVPNAAGSGWDMTARTAAQAMEKEGIVERVDVFNVDGANGAVGLARLIEEDGNGELIMQMGFGLVAATVSQDSTVTFDDTTPIAKLIDDYLAVIVPMDSPYQNLDDLIADWQANPGLNVGGGSAIGGADHLAPLLIAEANGIDRAAVKYVTFGGSGVIPAVLGGQVDFAFTSAADVPELAEAGELRVLATTGPERFEGLPEVPTLTEEGTDVEVANWRGVVAPPELSEDQVNAIIEAFDQVYASAPWKEALERNGWIDAYMTGDEFGDYLNNQREQISKALEGLDS, from the coding sequence ATGAATCTTCGCTACATCCGCATCGCGGCGGCGCTCAGCGCCGTGGCACTTCTCGGCACGGCGTGCGGGGGAGAAAGCGGTGACGGGGCCCTGACCGAGCTGCGGTACATGGTGCCCAATGCGGCAGGGAGTGGGTGGGACATGACCGCCCGGACCGCTGCCCAGGCCATGGAGAAGGAGGGCATCGTGGAGCGCGTCGACGTCTTCAACGTCGATGGGGCCAACGGTGCTGTGGGGCTCGCGCGCCTCATCGAAGAGGACGGCAACGGTGAGCTCATCATGCAAATGGGCTTCGGCCTCGTGGCAGCGACCGTCTCCCAGGACTCTACCGTCACCTTCGACGACACGACACCGATCGCGAAGCTGATCGACGACTACCTCGCCGTCATCGTCCCCATGGACTCGCCCTACCAGAACCTCGACGACCTCATCGCGGACTGGCAGGCCAACCCAGGTCTCAATGTCGGCGGCGGTTCTGCCATCGGAGGGGCCGACCACCTGGCTCCGCTGCTGATCGCGGAGGCGAACGGCATCGACCGCGCGGCCGTGAAGTACGTGACCTTCGGAGGGAGCGGAGTCATCCCCGCCGTGCTCGGCGGTCAGGTCGACTTCGCCTTCACCAGTGCCGCGGACGTCCCCGAGCTCGCCGAGGCCGGCGAGCTCCGGGTCCTGGCCACGACGGGCCCGGAGCGCTTCGAGGGTTTGCCTGAGGTCCCTACCCTCACCGAGGAGGGCACCGACGTCGAGGTGGCGAACTGGCGCGGCGTGGTCGCACCCCCCGAGCTCTCCGAGGACCAGGTGAACGCTATCATCGAGGCCTTCGACCAGGTGTACGCGTCTGCCCCGTGGAAGGAAGCGCTGGAGCGGAACGGCTGGATCGACGCCTACATGACCGGTGACGAGTTTGGCGACTATCTGAACAACCAGCGGGAGCAGATCAGCAAGGCGCTGGAGGGGCTGGACTCGTGA